Proteins from a single region of Acanthochromis polyacanthus isolate Apoly-LR-REF ecotype Palm Island chromosome 11, KAUST_Apoly_ChrSc, whole genome shotgun sequence:
- the LOC127536024 gene encoding zinc finger BED domain-containing protein 4-like — MSAVLDVITFGYQDFCQDGKRRTAVCKTCNVKITDSQTTTSNFVRHLKTHSAQYAEYERKRNACADATQPASSQFLQCRPQEAYSANHPRQKAITQAIVTDLVVGCNMPLSITENGHFRHFMSVADSKYQPVCRRTVASTIESLVADMQEKIKVLLAGADHVSVTVDIWSDRRMCGFLGVTGHFLATSEGIQLKSYLLACNRFKGPHTAERILEAFDSICDEYGIRKKLDFVICDNAANMKRAFTVCFPNEEDGEVTDDDNLDDAQLWEDLSRGEWETVDRMIHRGSPKRQPCFAHTLQLTVGDGLKDARIMNSAFAKSSKLSSLLHTSSTFKDAFEEKFGQREIPATVNTRWNSTLRQVKAVLSFTHQELCSVVQHTGHNQLAFSSREWNLMKELCDVLQPFAEATDLTQGEKIVTVSSVLPCVLSLNHHLEKLKPQVRFLGSMIHSLQCSLKKRFRGIFVNVKMLSAAPGEELPFADPLYIRSAVLDPAFSMLWLQHDVLVTDDIKNDIVDMVKDLILCEVQPDTASLSPAIKDENEIQEETTGLFAEYRKRRKQESTNTNPETQLNTYFSLCCGQACLPFWNTYRDILPALFPVAVRALSVPASSAPVERVFSHGGILMRPHRARLADKTLSNLIFCKSNTL; from the exons ATATGCAGAgtatgaaaggaaaagaaatgccTGCGCTGATGCCACACAGCCTGCAAGTTCCCAGTTCCTCCAATGTCGTCCTCAGGAAGCCTATTCAGCGAATCATCCCAGACAGAAGGCCATAACACAAGCCATTGTAACAGACCTGGTAGTAGGGTGTAATATGCCTCtttccatcacagaaaatggGCATTTCCGTCACTTCATGTCTGTGGCTGACTCTAAGTACCAGCCTGTCTGCCGTAGGACCGTGGCTTCAACAATAGAATCCCTTGTTGCCGATATGcaggagaaaataaaagtgCTTCTTGCTGGTGCAGACCATGTATCAGTTACAGTGGATATTTGGTCTGACAGGAGGATGTGTGGCTTTTTGGGAGTCACAGGCCATTTTTTGGCCACATCTGAGGGAATTCAGCTGAAATCATACTTGCTTGCCTGCAACAGGTTCAAAGGCCCTCACACAGCAGAACGGATTTTGGAAGCCTTCGATTCCATCTGTGATGAATATGGCATCCGAAAAAAGCTTGACTTTGTTATTTGTGACAATGCTGCAAATATGAAGCGAGCATTTACAGTTTGCTTTCCAAATGAAGAAGATGGTGAAGTAACGGATGATGACAACCTGGATGACGCACAGCTGTGGGAAGACCTCTCGAGGGGTGAATGGGAGACTGTGGACCGCATGATCCACAGAGGAAGCCCTAAACGTCAGCCATGCTTTGCCCATACTCTGCAGTTAACTGTTGGTGATGGTCTCAAGGATGCACGGATCATGAACAGTGCCTTTGCAAAGTCCTCCAAACTGAGCTCACTTCTACATACGTCCAGCACCTTTAAAGATGCATTTGAAGAGAAGTTTGGGCAGCGAGAGATACCTGCTACTGTGAATACACGGTGGAATTCAACTCTCCGCCAAGTCAAGGCTGTGCTCTCATTCACTCATCAGGAACTGTGCAGTGTGGTTCAGCACACAGGCCACAACCAACTGGCCTTCTCAAGTAGGGAGTGGAACCTGATGAAGGAACTATGTGATGTGCTACAGCCATTTGCTGAGGCCACTGATCTTACTCAGGGAGAGAAGATTGTGACGGTCAGCTCTGTCCTCCCCTGTGTATTGTCACTAAACCACCACCTGGAAAAGCTCAAACCACAAGTGCGCTTCCTGGGAAGCATGATCCATAGCCTGCAATGCTCTCTCAAGAAAAGATTCCGGGGGATCTTTGTTAATGTGAAAATGTTATCAGCAGCACCAGGAGAAGAGCTACCATTTGCAGACCCACTCTACATCAGATCAGCTGTCCTGGATCCAGCTTTCTCCATGTTGTGGCTTCAGCACGATGTGCTTGTGACTGATGACATCAAGAACGACATTGTTGACATGGTGAAAG ATCTGATTCTATGTGAGGTGCAACCTGACACAGCATCCCTGAGTCCTGCAatcaaagatgaaaatgaaatccAGGAAGAGACCACAGGCCTTTTTGCGGAATACAGAAAACGCCGAAAGCAGGAAAGCACGAATACCAACCCAGAGACCCAACTTAATACTTACTTCAGTCTTTGTTGTGGGCAGGCTTGCCTGCCCTTCTGGAACACGTACAGGGACATCCTCCCGGCACTTTTTCCAGTGGCAGTGAGGGCACTTTCAGTACCGGCCTCAAGTGCCCCTGTGGAAAGAGTCTTCAGCCATGGAGGCATCCTCATGAGGCCACATCGTGCCCGGCTGGCAGATAAGACCCTATCGAACCTGATATTTTGCAAGTCCAATACTTTGTAA